One Sulfurimonas sp. HSL-3221 genomic window, GGATACCCATGCGCTGAAGCAGCAGGCGCTCATCAGCGAGGTGCTGGCACAGAGCGGCGAGGATGCCGCTTCGACGGAGAATGCGCTGATACCGAAACTGCTGGAACCGCTGTTTGAAAAGCGGCTGGGCAAGGAGGCACTCGATGCGCTCGAAGAGGAGATTGATGCGATGGATGCGGACAGGAAAACGCGGCGGCGGATCTATCGGGAGAAGCTGGTGGCAATGATGATCGAGAGCCAGCCGCTGCCCGACGGGGCGCTGGAAGCATTGGCCCATGCCCGGGCGGCGGCGATCCGCAACTACATGATCGCCACGCACGGCATGGAAGCGGGCCGGATCACGGAGCGCGATCCGGAAGCCCTAAGCGGCGAGAAGGGCGAGGTGCCGTCGCACCTCGGCCTTGACGCGGCAAAATAGATTATGGTAGAGTGGAAATATGATAAATGGAAGCAGTGACCCGGTTCTGATCCTGGAACATTTTTTGGACAAACTCGTCGAGAAAGAGGGAAGTGACCTCTTTGTCAAAAGCAGTGCCGTCGTGACGGCGCGGATCGAGGGGGATCTGACCCCGCTTACGACCGAGACGCTCAGCGCCTTTGCCGTCGAATCGATCGCCCGCCACATACTCGGGGCGCAGTATGAGACCTTCGAGCAGCAGTTCGAATACGACACGATGTACGTCCTCAACGCCGAAAGTCGTTTCAGGGTGAACCTTTTTTGGCACCTCGACGGGATCGCGATGGTCTTCCGACTCGTCCCTCTGGAGATCAAAACGATCGAAGCGCTGAACCTGCCCGATCAACTGCACCGTCTGACGAAGCTGCAGCGGGGGCTGGTCCTGGTGACGGGAACGACGGGGAGCGGTAAATCGACGACGCTGGCGTCGCTCATCGAGGAGATCAACCGGGAGCGCCGCAAGCATGTCATCACGATCGAGGACCCGGTCGAATTCGTCCATATCGACAAAAAGTGCGTCATCGAGCAGCGCAACGTCGGACTGCATACGAAGGGCTTCAACCAGGCGCTTCGGGCGGCGATGCGCGAGAACCCAGACATCATCATGGTCGGCGAAATGCGCGACCTTGAAACCGCCGAAAACGTCCTGCAGGCCGTCAATACAGGACACCTCGTCTTTTCGACCCTCCACACCCTCGATGCCAAGGAGACGATCGACCGTCTCATCGCCATCTTCCCGCCCTTTGAGCAGGAGCGGGTGCGCCTGAACCTCGCCAGCAACCTCGAAGCGGTCGTTTCCCAGCGCCTCATCCACGACAAGAACGGTGCGTTGGTGCCCGCTTGCGAGATGCTCTTCCGCTCGCCGATGGTCGAGCACCTGATCCGCACCAAGCGGGACTTCGAGATCAATGATATTATGGCCAACGAGCACTCGCATTTCGGTTCGACGACCTTCAACCAGGCCCTCTTCGAACTCTGCCTCAAAGACGTGATCTCCGAAGAGGTGGCTTACAGCCAAAGCGGCAGCCCGACGGACCTGCAGCTGATGTTCGCGCAGAGCAGCGAGTACCAGAAGAAGATCGGCAACACGCTCGAGAACATCAAGGATGAAGTGGGCCTCAAGCAGCCGCCGCCGCTTGTGGAACCGGAGTAGGCTTGGAGCAGTTCTTATCGCTT contains:
- a CDS encoding type IV pilus twitching motility protein PilT; translation: MINGSSDPVLILEHFLDKLVEKEGSDLFVKSSAVVTARIEGDLTPLTTETLSAFAVESIARHILGAQYETFEQQFEYDTMYVLNAESRFRVNLFWHLDGIAMVFRLVPLEIKTIEALNLPDQLHRLTKLQRGLVLVTGTTGSGKSTTLASLIEEINRERRKHVITIEDPVEFVHIDKKCVIEQRNVGLHTKGFNQALRAAMRENPDIIMVGEMRDLETAENVLQAVNTGHLVFSTLHTLDAKETIDRLIAIFPPFEQERVRLNLASNLEAVVSQRLIHDKNGALVPACEMLFRSPMVEHLIRTKRDFEINDIMANEHSHFGSTTFNQALFELCLKDVISEEVAYSQSGSPTDLQLMFAQSSEYQKKIGNTLENIKDEVGLKQPPPLVEPE